A single window of Gossypium hirsutum isolate 1008001.06 chromosome A10, Gossypium_hirsutum_v2.1, whole genome shotgun sequence DNA harbors:
- the LOC121208545 gene encoding sphingosine kinase 2 isoform X2 — MPIGMVPAGTGNGMVKSLLHAAGEPCCVSNAILAVIRGYKHSLDVATILQGKTRFFSVLMLAWGLIADIDIESEKYRWMGSARLDFYAIQRIFHLRHYNGRICFVPAPGFEDYGEPVSYHCKPTDEESPKQEESLKTQQHGYLGSDVKLEDMHWRTISGPFVSVWLHNVPWGSEDVMAAPNAKFSDGYLDLIMVKGLPKLALLSMMSNMNDGSHVESPYVTYIKVKAFILEPGTRVEDATKEGIIDSDGEVIARGNVTYKGNQKPLMAYDKVQITVDQGLATLFAPK; from the exons ATGCCTATAGGAATGGTTCCTGCCG GAACAGGAAATGGCATGGTTAAATCTTTGCTGCATGCAGCAGGTGAACCATGCTGCGTATCTAATGCCATTCTTGCTGTTATCCGAG GTTATAAACATTCGCTTGATGTAGCTACCATCTTGCAAGGGAAAACGAGGTTTTTTAGTGTCTTGATGCTTGCTTGGG gTCTGATAGCAGATATAGACATTGAATCCGAAAAATATAGGTGGATGGGGAGTGCTCGTCTCGATTTCTAC GCTATTCAACGAATATTTCATTTGAGGCACTACAATGGACGTATTTGTTTTGTGCCGGCTCCTGGCTTTGAAGATTATGGGGAGCCAGTGAGTTATCATTGTAAACCTACTGATGAAGAAAGCCCAAAGCAAGAGGAGTCTTTGAAAACTCAACAGCATGGATACCTTGGGTCTGATGTTAAGTTGGAGGACATGCATTGGAGGACTATTAGTGGACCATTTGTTTCGGTCTGGCTCCATAATGTACCATGGGGAAGCGAAGATGTCATGGCTGCACCAAATGCAAAG TTTTCAGATGGTTATTTGGACTTGATTATGGTTAAGGGCTTGCCAAAATTAGCCTTGCTGTCAATGATGTCAAATATGAATGATGGGAGTCATGTCGAATCACCGTATGTTACATACATTAAG GTGAAGGCATTCATTTTGGAACCCGGTACCCGAGTTGAGGACGCAACGAAGGAAGGGATCATAGACTCGGATGGTGAAGTCATCGCAAGGGGAAACGTAACGTACAAGGGTAATCAAAAGCCACTTATGGCCTATGATAAGGTGCAAATAACTGTGGATCAAGGTTTGGCTACTCTCTTTGCACCTAAATAG